A window of the Helianthus annuus cultivar XRQ/B chromosome 4, HanXRQr2.0-SUNRISE, whole genome shotgun sequence genome harbors these coding sequences:
- the LOC110937153 gene encoding uncharacterized protein LOC110937153, with translation MAVRNISDVNPNDNAAPLEVRVIRTWQPFLFQNEHCYLFVDSRGDAIEAYGNRRDKALFESKFSVGLCYRISKYLSKKARNSHNVVPSNATIHLGRSTIFEPIVGVDIPHQYFNFMPYESLRARENMHFLLTDYIGRFDRFTSDTRTTSGKRLMKFLLEDANERFIEVALWEEIADAVDKEALVNTPFPCIVAVTSMKVLRFKNLQLASTAATHLYGNPTIQDVSDLANRFRERYAGINMDDRYTLPIANILAKNPVDYMEVKFSCIASIVSYNPRRSWFYKGCTVCKKKLGSREDALICDDHHDAPQPKYLYCINCTIADSTGNATVTIFDIPFQSVIKIPCNELVIQ, from the exons ATGGCTGTTAGGAATATCTCTGATGTAAACCCAAATGACAATGCAGCTCCCTTAGAGGTTAGGGTGATCAGAACTTGGCAACCATTCTTATTTCAGAATGAACACTGCTACCTGTTTGTTGACAGCAGG gGTGATGCCATTGAAGCTTATGGTAATAGGCGTGACAAAGCTTTATTTGAATCCAAATTCAGCGTTGGCTTATGTTATCGCATCAGTAAGTACCTGTCAAAGAAAGCACGCAATAGTCATAATGTTGTGCCTTCCAATGCCACAATACATCTAGGCAGAAGCACGATTTTCGAACCAATCGTTGGCGTCGACATCCCGCAtcaatactttaactttatgccATATGAGAGTTTACGTGCCCGTGAGAACATGCACTTTCTGTTGACAG ACTACATTGGCCGGTTTGATCGATTTACAAGTGACACTAGGACAACCTCTGGAAAAAGACTTATGAAGTTTCTTCTTGAGGATGCTAA TGAAAGGTTCATTGAGGTAGCACTGTGGGAAGAAATCGCTGATGCCGTTGACAAAGAAGCCTTGGTAAACACGCCATTTCCATGTATTGTCGCTGTGACATCTATGAAGGTACTGAGGTTTAAGAATCTTCAGCTCGCATCAACAGCAGCCACTCATTTATATGGAAATCCTACCATTCAAGACGTGTCTGATTTAGCTAACAG GTTTAGGGAGAGATATGCTGGCATCAACATGGATGACCGATACACGCTGCCTATTGCAAACATTCTTGCAAAGAACCCAGTTGATTACATG GAAGTAAAATTTTCCTGCATAGCATCCATCGTTAGTTACAACCCACGACGttcatggttttacaaaggatgTACCGTTTGTAAGAAAAAGCTTGGCTCTCGAGAAGATGCGTTAATCTGCGATGACCATCATGACGCGCCACAACCAAAGTATTT GTACTGCATCAACTGCACAATCGCAGATAGTACAGGAAATGCCACTGTGACAATATTTGACATACCCTTTCAGTCGGTCATAAAAATCCCGTGCAATGAGCTGGTCATACAATAG
- the LOC110937154 gene encoding protease Do-like 5, chloroplastic, with protein MEVLGCGHSVPIPLSSYKPSSSSSSSSSLPTHHLPTTRRTIIFTAVASYLQFSPNSPILPAIAQQLDETQLEEDRVVRLFEETSPSVVFIKDLEIINNPKTSDEVVMVDDEKAKVEGTGSGFIWDKFGHIVTNYHVVEKLATDQLGRQICKVFLVDRYGNSLSRDGKIVGVDPSSDLAVLKVDIDGIEVKPVDIGSARTLNVGQSCYAIGNPYGYENTLTTGVVSGLGREIPSPNGGAIRGAIQTDAAINSGNSGGPLLDSHGHVIGVNTATFTRKGSGMSSGVNFAIPIDTVVKTVPYLIVYGTSYRDRF; from the exons ATGGAGGTTCTGGGCTGTGGTCACTCAGTCCCCATTCCACTTTCTTCATACaaaccttcatcatcatcttcatcttcttcatctctgCCCACTCATCATCTACCCACAACACGCAGAACAATAATCTTCACAGCAGTGGCCTCCTATCTTCAATTCTCTCCAAATTCCCCAATTCTACCTGCAATCgcccaacaactggatgaaaccCAGCTCGAAGAAGATCGAGTTGTTCGTCTCTTTGAG GAAACATCACCATCTGTGGTTTTCATCAAAGACCTTGAGATCATTAATAACCCAAAAACTTCTGATGAAGTTGTGATGGTGGATGATGAGAAAGCCAAAGTTGAAGGCACAGGTTCAGGCTTTATTTGGGACAAGTTTGGTCACATT GTGACGAATTATCATGTCGTTGAAAAGCTGGCTACGGATCAACTCGGACGACAGATTTGTAAGGTTTTTCTGGTTGACCGATACGGTAACAGTTTATCTAGAGATGGAAAGATTGTTGGTGTTGACCCGTCAAGTGATTTGGCTGTTCTAAAG GTTGATATTGACGGGATTGAAGTAAAGCCAGTAGATATAGGTAGTGCGCGTACGCTAAACGTGGGTCAGAGCTGCTATGCTATCGGGAATCCTTATGGATATGAGAACACATTAACCACTGGG GTAGTCAGTGGGCTAGGTAGGGAGATACCATCACCGAATGGAGGTGCCATTAGAGGAGCCATTCAAACAGATGCCGCTATTAATTCAG GAAATTCAGGTGGACCTTTGCTTGATTCCCATGGCCATGTTATCGGTGTTAATACAGCAACTTTCACTCGAAAAG GGAGTGGGATGTCGTCTGGCGTCAACTTTGCAATACCGATCGATACTGTTGTGAAAACCGTACCGTACCTAATTGTTTATGGCACTTCTTACCGCGACAGGTTTTGA
- the LOC110937155 gene encoding uncharacterized protein LOC110937155, whose product MESMIQAIEETTSGDKSSISHVKKLLFRRMLVGVSDGRFFMGAFYCMDKQGNIILQDAVEYRSTRRSSPSPMEQRGLGLILIPFACRTSCHVDCSIDEQLSLLSLQAQR is encoded by the coding sequence ATGGAGAGCATGATACAAGCAATAGAAGAAACAACTTCTGGGGACAAATCAAGCATTTCCCATGTGAAGAAACTGCTGTTTAGGCGAATGTTGGTCGGGGTAAGCGATGGGCGGTTTTTCATGGGGGCGTTTTACTGTATGGATAAACAAGGAAACATCATTCTCCAAGATGCCGTTGAGTATCGTAGTACCAGACGATCTTCTCCTTCTCCAATGGAACAAAGGGGCCTTGGTCTCATATTAATCCCGTTCGCTTGTAGAACATCTTGTCATGTGGATTGCTCAATCGATGAACAACTCTCGTTACTATCCCTTCAAGCTCAAAGGTAA